The Dyella caseinilytica genome has a window encoding:
- a CDS encoding FMN-binding negative transcriptional regulator, whose product MYLPKSFHETRIDVLHALIHDYPFGTVVMHTSDGLVANHLPFELAGDTLLQGHVACGNELAKADGAQVLVMFQAADGYISPNWYPSKHETGREVPTWNYAVVHVHGRLRVIEDKVWLRGFLERLTDRHEAAQPMPWHVNDAPEDHIEKMLKAIVGLEITIDRIEGKFKLSQNHRDANRAGVIKGLGERAGLRDDELTELMQQAEGRRNG is encoded by the coding sequence ATGTATCTGCCAAAGTCCTTCCACGAAACGCGCATCGATGTACTGCATGCGCTGATTCACGACTATCCGTTCGGTACCGTGGTGATGCATACGTCCGATGGATTGGTGGCCAATCACTTGCCCTTCGAATTGGCAGGCGACACGTTGCTGCAAGGACATGTCGCGTGCGGCAACGAGTTGGCCAAGGCCGATGGCGCGCAGGTGTTGGTGATGTTCCAGGCTGCAGACGGCTACATCAGCCCCAACTGGTACCCCAGCAAGCATGAAACCGGGCGTGAAGTGCCGACCTGGAATTACGCTGTGGTGCATGTCCACGGCCGTCTGCGGGTGATCGAAGACAAGGTCTGGTTGCGCGGCTTCCTGGAAAGACTGACGGATCGTCACGAGGCAGCGCAACCCATGCCCTGGCACGTCAACGATGCGCCCGAAGATCACATCGAAAAAATGCTCAAGGCGATCGTCGGCCTGGAAATCACCATCGATCGTATCGAGGGCAAGTTCAAGTTGAGCCAGAACCATCGTGATGCCAATCGCGCCGGCGTGATCAAGGGGTTGGGTGAGCGTGCCGGTTTGCGCGATGACGAGCTGACCGAACTTATGCAACAGGCCGAGGGTCGCAGGAATGGCTGA
- a CDS encoding OsmC family protein: MAEKHHQYPVEVVWTGNHGTGTKTYQGYGREHEVRIAGKPVIGGSSDAAFRGDGTKHNPEDLLVASLSSCHMLWYLHLAAVAGVVVTHYVDAAVGTLVDRGDEGRFTEVVLRPQVTISADSDPARAAAVHQDAHHACFIANSVNFPVRCEPRIVIESP; encoded by the coding sequence ATGGCTGAAAAACATCACCAATATCCCGTCGAAGTCGTGTGGACCGGCAATCACGGTACGGGTACCAAGACCTACCAGGGCTACGGCCGTGAGCACGAAGTCCGCATCGCTGGGAAACCCGTCATTGGCGGTTCTTCGGATGCTGCTTTTCGTGGTGATGGCACGAAACACAATCCGGAAGATCTGCTGGTTGCCTCCCTGTCCAGCTGCCACATGCTCTGGTACCTGCATCTTGCAGCGGTGGCCGGCGTGGTCGTCACCCACTATGTCGATGCGGCGGTAGGCACGCTGGTCGATCGTGGCGATGAGGGACGCTTTACCGAAGTAGTGCTGCGTCCGCAGGTGACGATCAGCGCCGACAGCGATCCGGCCCGCGCCGCGGCGGTGCACCAGGATGCCCATCACGCCTGCTTTATCGCTAACTCCGTCAACTTTCCGGTGCGTTGCGAACCGCGCATTGTCATCGAATCGCCGTAA
- a CDS encoding argininosuccinate synthase has protein sequence MMSKDIVLAFSGGLDTSFCIPYLQQRGWAVHTVFADTGGVDDEERAYIEARAKELKAASHVTIDGGPAIWNGFVKPFVWAGEGYQSQYPLLVSDRYLIVDAALKRCAELGTKAIAHGCTGMGNDQVRFDLAVKAQGDYEIVAPIREIQKEHTEVRAYEQKYLEDLGFGVRAKQKAYTINENLLGLTMSGGEIDRWQAPGEGAVGWCKPRAEWPSKPLRLKISFVNGEAVALDGEKMAGHTMLAKLNSLLAQYGVGRGIYTGDTTIGLKGRIIFEAPGLAALLVAHRALEETVLTKHQNRFKPDVARKWVELVYEGFYHDPLKTDLEAFLASSQAAVNGDVTLETNGGIVNAVAVESKHILNAKGATYAQAADWGVAEAEGFIKLFGMSSTLWAEVNR, from the coding sequence ATCATGAGCAAAGATATCGTTCTCGCCTTTTCCGGTGGCCTCGACACCAGCTTCTGCATTCCCTACCTGCAACAGCGCGGCTGGGCCGTGCACACCGTGTTTGCCGACACTGGTGGTGTGGATGATGAAGAACGCGCCTATATCGAAGCACGTGCGAAAGAGCTGAAGGCAGCCAGCCATGTCACCATCGATGGCGGCCCGGCGATCTGGAATGGTTTCGTCAAGCCGTTCGTGTGGGCGGGCGAGGGTTATCAGTCGCAGTATCCGTTGCTGGTATCCGACCGTTACCTGATCGTGGATGCGGCGCTGAAGCGTTGCGCCGAACTGGGCACCAAGGCCATCGCGCACGGCTGCACCGGCATGGGCAATGACCAGGTGCGTTTCGATCTGGCGGTGAAGGCGCAGGGCGATTACGAAATCGTGGCGCCGATCCGTGAGATCCAGAAGGAACACACCGAAGTCCGCGCCTACGAGCAAAAGTATCTGGAAGACCTCGGCTTCGGCGTGCGCGCCAAGCAGAAGGCCTACACCATCAATGAAAACTTGCTCGGCCTGACCATGTCCGGCGGCGAGATCGATCGCTGGCAAGCGCCGGGCGAAGGCGCCGTGGGCTGGTGCAAGCCGCGCGCCGAATGGCCGTCCAAACCGTTGCGTCTGAAGATCAGCTTCGTCAACGGCGAAGCCGTTGCATTGGACGGCGAAAAGATGGCCGGCCACACGATGCTGGCCAAGCTCAACAGCTTGCTCGCGCAATATGGCGTGGGCCGCGGCATCTACACCGGCGACACCACCATCGGCCTGAAGGGCCGCATCATTTTCGAAGCACCGGGCCTTGCTGCCTTGCTGGTTGCCCATCGTGCGTTGGAAGAAACGGTGCTCACCAAGCACCAGAATCGCTTCAAGCCGGATGTGGCGCGCAAGTGGGTGGAACTGGTGTACGAAGGCTTCTACCACGATCCGCTGAAGACCGATCTCGAAGCGTTCCTGGCCTCCAGCCAGGCAGCCGTCAACGGCGACGTCACGCTGGAGACCAACGGCGGCATCGTCAACGCAGTGGCCGTCGAATCCAAGCACATTCTCAATGCCAAGGGTGCAACTTACGCGCAGGCGGCAGACTGGGGCGTGGCCGAGGCAGAAGGCTTCATCAAGCTGTTCGGCATGAGCAGCACCTTGTGGGCCGAGGTCAACCGATGA
- a CDS encoding acetylornithine deacetylase, which translates to MSVELDRSTLLDTTLAHLRALVSYDTRNPPREIGTGGIFDYLREHLPGFEVKVTDHGAGAVTLYAVRGKPNYLFNVHLDTVPDSPHWTQDPHVLKVTEDRAIGLGACDIKGAAAALVAVANATAGDMALLLSTDEEANDPRCIDAFLKEGHAYEAVIVAEPTRGEAVLAHRGIHSVQIRFTGQAGHASGELRPSDSALHQAIRWGGAALDYVDRQSHERFGGLTGLRFNVGRVEGGIKANMIAPTADVRFGFRPLPSMNPDHLLETFRTLVEPQPESYTELFRGVSLPAGDTATAETRRLAARDIADELGIPVGNAVNFWTEAALFSAGGYISFVYGPGDIAQAHTADEWVALDQLQQYAQTIYEIVNRGSA; encoded by the coding sequence ATGAGTGTGGAACTCGACAGGAGCACGCTGTTAGACACGACGCTGGCGCACCTGCGTGCATTGGTTTCGTACGACACACGCAATCCGCCGCGCGAAATCGGCACCGGTGGCATCTTTGACTATTTGCGCGAACACCTGCCAGGTTTCGAAGTAAAGGTCACCGATCACGGTGCGGGCGCAGTGACGCTATATGCCGTGCGTGGCAAGCCGAACTATCTGTTCAACGTGCACCTGGACACCGTGCCGGATTCGCCGCACTGGACCCAGGATCCTCATGTCCTGAAGGTGACGGAAGATCGCGCGATCGGCCTGGGCGCTTGTGACATCAAAGGTGCCGCCGCCGCACTGGTGGCAGTGGCCAATGCCACAGCCGGTGATATGGCGCTGCTTCTATCCACGGATGAAGAGGCCAATGACCCGCGTTGCATCGACGCCTTTCTCAAGGAAGGTCATGCTTATGAGGCCGTCATCGTGGCCGAACCGACGCGTGGCGAAGCCGTGCTCGCGCATCGCGGCATCCATTCGGTGCAGATACGGTTTACCGGGCAGGCCGGGCATGCTTCCGGCGAGCTGCGGCCCAGCGATAGTGCCTTGCATCAGGCGATCCGCTGGGGCGGCGCGGCGCTTGATTACGTCGACCGCCAATCGCACGAACGCTTCGGTGGTTTGACAGGCCTGCGTTTCAATGTTGGTCGTGTTGAAGGCGGCATCAAGGCCAACATGATTGCCCCGACGGCGGATGTGCGTTTCGGCTTCCGCCCGCTGCCCAGCATGAATCCCGATCATCTGCTGGAAACCTTCCGCACGCTGGTCGAACCACAGCCGGAAAGCTATACAGAGCTGTTCCGTGGCGTTTCCCTGCCAGCCGGTGACACGGCGACAGCCGAAACACGACGCCTCGCTGCGCGTGATATCGCCGACGAACTGGGTATTCCCGTCGGCAACGCCGTGAACTTCTGGACTGAAGCGGCTCTGTTCTCGGCGGGCGGTTATATCTCCTTCGTCTACGGCCCTGGCGATATCGCGCAGGCGCACACCGCCGACGAATGGGTCGCCCTGGACCAACTGCAGCAATACGCTCAAACCATCTACGAGATCGTGAACCGTGGAAGCGCATAA
- a CDS encoding acetylglutamate kinase: MGSAKEIQQYLKRFSQLDAKRFAVVKVGGAVLRDELADLTSSLTFLQQVGLTPIVLHGAGPQLDEELQAAGITKQTVNGLRVTSPKALGIVRRVFQQQNLRLVEALQAMDTRATSVPSGVFMSGFLDRDVYGMVGKVDSINLAPIEASLRAGSIPVIASLGETDEGQFLNINADFAANELVRVLEPYKIIFLTGTGGLLDDKGQVIDSINLSTEYDHLMAQPWLNGGMRVKIEQIADLLQSLPLTSSVSITRPSELAKELFTHKGSGTLVRRGEKVFRFESWEGVDRERMRTLIESSFGRKLVDNYFDRTTPYRIYVSENYRTAMILTNENGLIYLDKFAVLDDAQGEGLGRAVWLVMREENPSLFWRSRHGNQINHFYYAESDGCYKQERWKVFWYGLDGFDTIARCVAHCATRQPTLVD; this comes from the coding sequence ATGGGCAGCGCCAAGGAAATCCAGCAATACCTCAAGCGTTTTTCACAGCTTGATGCCAAGCGCTTCGCGGTGGTGAAGGTCGGCGGCGCCGTGCTGCGCGATGAGCTGGCCGATCTCACTTCGTCGCTGACCTTCCTGCAGCAAGTCGGCTTGACGCCGATCGTGCTGCACGGTGCAGGTCCTCAGCTGGATGAAGAGCTTCAAGCGGCCGGCATCACCAAGCAGACCGTCAATGGTTTGCGCGTGACATCACCCAAGGCATTGGGCATCGTGCGTCGCGTGTTCCAGCAGCAGAACCTGCGGCTGGTGGAAGCGCTGCAGGCCATGGATACGCGCGCCACCTCCGTGCCGTCCGGCGTATTCATGTCCGGCTTTCTGGACAGGGATGTGTACGGTATGGTCGGCAAGGTCGACAGCATCAATCTCGCGCCCATCGAGGCCAGCTTGCGTGCGGGCTCCATTCCGGTCATCGCCAGTCTGGGCGAAACCGACGAAGGCCAGTTCCTCAACATCAACGCCGATTTTGCCGCCAACGAGCTCGTGCGCGTGCTGGAGCCGTACAAGATCATCTTCCTCACCGGCACCGGTGGCTTGCTCGACGACAAGGGACAGGTGATCGACTCGATCAACCTCAGCACGGAATACGATCACCTGATGGCACAGCCGTGGCTTAATGGCGGCATGCGCGTGAAGATCGAGCAGATTGCCGATCTGCTGCAAAGCCTGCCGTTGACCTCGTCAGTGTCGATAACGCGTCCGTCGGAGCTGGCGAAGGAACTGTTCACGCACAAGGGTTCCGGCACGCTGGTGCGCCGTGGCGAAAAGGTCTTCCGCTTCGAAAGTTGGGAGGGCGTGGATCGCGAACGCATGCGCACGCTGATCGAGTCGAGCTTCGGCCGCAAGCTGGTCGACAATTATTTCGATCGCACCACACCCTATCGCATCTACGTGAGTGAAAACTATCGCACCGCGATGATCCTCACGAATGAAAACGGCCTGATCTATCTCGACAAGTTTGCCGTGCTCGACGATGCCCAGGGCGAAGGTCTTGGCCGCGCCGTGTGGCTGGTGATGCGCGAGGAAAATCCGAGCCTGTTCTGGCGTTCACGCCACGGCAACCAGATCAACCATTTCTATTACGCCGAATCGGATGGCTGCTACAAGCAGGAGCGCTGGAAAGTGTTCTGGTACGGTCTGGATGGCTTCGACACGATTGCACGTTGCGTTGCGCATTGCGCCACGCGCCAACCGACTCTGGTGGATTAA
- the argC gene encoding N-acetyl-gamma-glutamyl-phosphate reductase: MTTSKKRIGIVGARGHTGAELIKLVAAHPSLELAYVSSRELDGQRVDAQVSEYHGDLRYTSPAHDELPALDADVVVLALPNGKASVCVEAFDKAGKDPVIVDLSADYRFDSHWYYGLPELTRNKWRGEKRISNPGCYATAMQLSVAPLKDVLAAPPVCFGVSGYSGAGTTPSDKNNPEKLRDNLMPYSLTGHMHEKEASRHLGIPVEFMPHVAPHFRGLTVTTNLYLSRPHKREDILALFQQAYAGEKLVRVLDEAPWVSQIAGKHHAEIGGFAVSADGKRVVVVATLDNLLKGAATQAVQNINRVIGVDEYASIPV, encoded by the coding sequence ATGACCACTTCCAAGAAACGCATTGGTATCGTCGGCGCGCGTGGTCATACGGGTGCGGAACTGATCAAGCTGGTTGCGGCGCATCCGTCGCTTGAACTGGCCTATGTGTCCTCGCGCGAACTGGATGGACAACGCGTGGATGCGCAGGTCAGCGAATATCACGGCGATCTGCGTTACACCTCACCCGCGCACGATGAACTTCCCGCGCTGGATGCCGATGTCGTGGTGCTCGCTTTGCCCAACGGCAAGGCGTCCGTGTGCGTGGAAGCGTTTGACAAGGCAGGCAAGGATCCCGTCATCGTGGATCTTTCCGCCGATTATCGCTTTGACAGCCATTGGTACTACGGCCTGCCGGAACTTACGCGCAACAAGTGGCGTGGCGAGAAGCGCATAAGCAATCCCGGTTGTTATGCGACTGCCATGCAGCTTTCCGTGGCGCCGCTCAAGGACGTGCTGGCCGCACCGCCGGTGTGTTTCGGCGTATCCGGTTATTCAGGCGCTGGTACCACGCCTTCTGACAAAAATAATCCGGAGAAGCTGCGCGACAACCTGATGCCGTATTCGCTCACCGGTCATATGCATGAGAAAGAAGCGAGCCGGCACCTGGGCATCCCGGTGGAATTCATGCCGCATGTTGCACCGCATTTTCGCGGCTTGACCGTCACCACCAATCTCTATCTTTCCCGTCCGCACAAGCGCGAAGACATTCTCGCGCTGTTTCAGCAGGCGTACGCTGGCGAGAAGCTGGTGCGCGTGCTGGACGAGGCGCCGTGGGTCAGTCAGATAGCCGGCAAGCATCACGCTGAAATTGGCGGCTTTGCGGTGTCGGCCGATGGTAAACGCGTGGTGGTAGTGGCGACCCTGGATAACTTGCTCAAGGGCGCAGCCACGCAGGCGGTGCAGAACATCAATCGGGTGATTGGTGTGGATGAGTACGCGTCGATACCGGTTTGA
- the argH gene encoding argininosuccinate lyase yields MTDLLWQKAGVATNAKIMKFLAGDDVLLDREFFLHDITASKAHVEGLANIDVISTQELQDLKRELDTLADDFRAGNFVLDERYEDGHSAIEARLTERLGDAGRRVHTGRSRNDQILVATRLWLKEKLAELEAHCRTIADVCLQRAAQPALALPGYTHLQRAVVSSTAMWFAGFAEGFIDDAWRARQTAAWIDANPLGTAAGYGVNLPLDRAHTTQALGFSRMQVSPIYAQLSRGKFEMAVMESISSAMLDARRLAWDLSLFTTAEFNFVSLPSEYTTGSSIMPNKRNPDVVELLRASYATVAASRCEIEQLLSLPSGYQRDLQFSKGSLFHGVTHGLAALELLPDLLARMQWNEATMRAAIEPAMYATDVAIEQAAAGVPFRDAYRAAAEAATAAGQGRTPEASLAARTSPGAGNDLQLDVLKQRLAHLSA; encoded by the coding sequence ATGACCGACCTCCTTTGGCAAAAAGCCGGCGTCGCAACCAACGCCAAGATCATGAAGTTCCTTGCCGGCGACGATGTGCTGCTCGATCGCGAGTTCTTCCTGCACGACATCACTGCCAGCAAAGCGCACGTGGAAGGTCTCGCGAATATCGACGTGATCAGTACGCAGGAATTGCAGGATCTCAAGCGTGAACTCGATACGCTGGCCGATGATTTTCGCGCGGGTAACTTCGTACTGGATGAGCGATACGAAGATGGCCATTCCGCCATCGAGGCACGCTTGACCGAGCGTCTCGGCGATGCGGGCCGCCGTGTGCACACCGGACGCAGTCGCAACGATCAGATCCTGGTGGCAACCCGTTTGTGGCTGAAGGAAAAACTGGCGGAGCTGGAGGCGCACTGCCGCACCATCGCGGATGTGTGTTTGCAGCGGGCCGCACAACCTGCACTGGCCTTGCCCGGCTACACGCACTTGCAGCGTGCAGTCGTTTCTTCCACGGCGATGTGGTTCGCGGGCTTCGCTGAAGGCTTTATCGACGATGCCTGGCGCGCACGGCAAACCGCTGCCTGGATCGATGCCAACCCGTTAGGTACCGCAGCGGGTTATGGTGTGAATCTGCCGCTCGACCGCGCACATACCACGCAGGCACTGGGCTTTTCTCGCATGCAGGTATCTCCCATCTACGCGCAGCTATCGCGTGGCAAGTTTGAAATGGCTGTGATGGAAAGCATCAGTAGCGCCATGCTCGATGCGCGCCGCCTCGCCTGGGATCTGTCGCTGTTCACCACGGCGGAATTCAATTTCGTATCGCTGCCGTCTGAATACACCACTGGCAGCTCCATCATGCCCAACAAGCGCAATCCGGACGTGGTCGAGCTTCTGCGCGCATCGTACGCGACGGTTGCGGCGTCGCGTTGCGAGATCGAGCAACTGCTTTCGCTGCCTTCCGGCTATCAGCGCGATCTGCAGTTCTCCAAGGGTTCGTTGTTCCATGGTGTAACGCATGGACTGGCTGCGCTTGAACTGCTGCCGGACTTGCTGGCGCGGATGCAATGGAACGAAGCGACCATGCGTGCCGCGATCGAGCCGGCCATGTATGCCACGGATGTGGCGATCGAGCAGGCTGCGGCTGGGGTGCCGTTCCGGGACGCGTATCGTGCGGCAGCGGAAGCGGCGACGGCTGCAGGACAGGGACGCACGCCGGAGGCAAGTCTTGCGGCGCGCACGTCGCCGGGCGCTGGCAACGATCTTCAGTTGGATGTGTTGAAGCAACGTCTCGCCCATCTTTCGGCTTGA
- a CDS encoding cupin domain-containing protein, translated as MAAVSTSNAEHYTWGQASDGWHLLAADDLSVIEERMPPGAFEQRHRHVHSRQFFYVLEGEATLELDGTSHRLHRGEGLHVAPGSAHQMRNESNGEVRFVVISAPKSHGDRVAAPLETVIA; from the coding sequence ATGGCCGCAGTCAGCACGAGCAATGCGGAGCATTACACCTGGGGACAGGCTAGTGATGGCTGGCACTTGCTAGCCGCGGACGATCTGAGCGTGATCGAGGAACGCATGCCGCCCGGTGCTTTCGAGCAGCGGCATCGGCATGTGCACTCGCGTCAGTTCTTCTATGTACTGGAAGGCGAGGCGACACTGGAACTCGATGGCACATCGCATCGCCTGCATCGTGGCGAAGGCTTGCATGTGGCGCCGGGGAGCGCGCACCAGATGCGCAACGAGAGTAATGGCGAGGTGCGTTTCGTCGTGATTTCTGCACCGAAGAGCCACGGCGATCGCGTCGCTGCACCCTTGGAAACCGTCATCGCATGA
- the proB gene encoding glutamate 5-kinase gives MTMATRQLPERALPSWQRAVLKVGSNLLAADGGGLTPRYAEGLAAFIHASHAAGRQVVLVSSGAVAAGRALMREHAAPGVDLAARQALAALGQAPMIALWQGLSERPVAQVLLTHDDLRNRRRYLNARATLRELLALGVLPVVNENDTVAVDELKLGDNDNLAAIVAALVDADLLLIASDVDALYSADPRRDPQAQPLGHVPELTPEVIAMASGSGTAVGTGGMRTKLEAAAKAANAGIPTALFSGRDPGTVGALAQGLLRGTLIDVARNRMQARKYWLRHAPAGSGRIRVDAGATRALLGGRASLLPGGIVAVSGEFHRGDLVEIVDGADRPIARGLCQYSAVDVMRLAGRHSREIGQLLGYSYGAEIVHRDDLATLVNPEATAGGMDA, from the coding sequence ATGACAATGGCCACACGCCAACTTCCCGAGCGTGCACTGCCATCTTGGCAGCGTGCCGTTCTGAAGGTGGGAAGCAATCTGCTTGCCGCCGATGGCGGTGGATTGACGCCGCGCTACGCAGAGGGTTTGGCTGCCTTTATCCATGCCAGCCATGCCGCCGGGCGCCAAGTTGTGCTGGTTTCGTCGGGTGCGGTTGCGGCAGGCCGCGCCTTGATGCGTGAACATGCTGCGCCTGGGGTTGATCTTGCGGCGCGCCAGGCGCTTGCCGCGCTTGGCCAAGCGCCCATGATTGCTCTGTGGCAGGGTTTGTCGGAGCGGCCGGTCGCACAAGTGCTGCTTACCCATGACGACCTGCGCAATCGCCGCCGTTATCTGAACGCGCGCGCCACCTTGCGCGAGCTGCTTGCTTTGGGTGTCCTGCCAGTCGTCAATGAAAACGACACTGTCGCCGTGGACGAACTCAAGCTGGGCGACAACGATAATCTGGCCGCGATTGTTGCCGCGCTGGTCGACGCGGATTTGTTGCTGATCGCTTCCGACGTCGATGCACTGTACAGCGCTGATCCGCGCCGCGACCCTCAGGCGCAGCCCCTTGGACACGTACCCGAGCTCACGCCCGAAGTCATCGCCATGGCCAGCGGTAGCGGCACTGCCGTAGGCACCGGCGGCATGCGCACCAAATTGGAGGCGGCCGCCAAGGCGGCAAACGCAGGCATTCCTACCGCCCTGTTCAGCGGACGCGATCCTGGAACGGTGGGTGCACTGGCGCAGGGTTTACTGCGTGGCACCCTGATCGACGTGGCCCGCAATCGCATGCAGGCGCGTAAATACTGGTTGCGACATGCGCCAGCAGGCAGCGGCCGGATTCGCGTGGACGCCGGTGCCACACGCGCGCTGCTCGGTGGGCGCGCATCGCTGTTGCCCGGCGGTATCGTTGCGGTGTCGGGCGAATTCCACCGCGGTGACCTGGTGGAAATCGTCGATGGCGCCGATCGGCCAATCGCACGTGGCCTGTGCCAATACAGCGCTGTTGACGTGATGCGCCTGGCAGGTCGTCACAGCCGGGAGATCGGTCAACTGCTTGGCTACAGCTATGGCGCCGAGATCGTACATCGCGACGATCTAGCTACCCTTGTGAATCCTGAAGCGACTGCTGGAGGAATGGACGCATGA
- a CDS encoding glutamate-5-semialdehyde dehydrogenase, whose amino-acid sequence MSEIRNLALACRDAAQVMFALDSDTKRKLLRDMADALEAQCDIILAANAHDLQEAHAKGIQGAMLDRLKLDQPRVAGIATAVREIAALPDPVGLVTRRETRPNGLEVERVRIPLGVIAMIYEARPNVTADAAALCLMAGNAVILRGGSEAIHSNVAIANVLRDVLEHHDIPSAALTLIEDLRRETMVELLQLSDIVDLAIPRGGEGLIRFVAEHARVPVIKHYKGVCHLFVDASADEALALNLLVDGKTSRPGVCNALETLLIHRDIAASFLPQAVRALEERGVELRGCERSRAIAPGMRAATDDDYAAEFLDLILAVRVVDDLGAGIGHIQRFGSDHTEVIVTRDHEAARRFIQAIRSAVVMVNASSRFSDGGELGLGAEIGISTTRLHAYGPMGAEALTVERFVVRGEGQTRHPASRLEGG is encoded by the coding sequence ATGAGCGAAATTCGCAACCTGGCTCTGGCATGCCGTGACGCGGCGCAAGTGATGTTTGCACTAGATAGCGACACCAAGCGTAAACTGCTACGCGACATGGCCGATGCACTGGAAGCGCAATGCGACATCATCCTTGCTGCTAACGCGCATGATTTGCAGGAAGCCCACGCGAAAGGCATTCAGGGCGCGATGCTTGATCGCCTGAAGCTGGATCAGCCACGCGTAGCCGGCATCGCCACCGCTGTGCGCGAAATCGCCGCGTTGCCTGATCCGGTGGGTCTCGTGACCCGTCGCGAGACTCGTCCGAACGGACTGGAAGTGGAGCGTGTGCGTATTCCGCTCGGCGTGATCGCGATGATCTACGAAGCACGCCCGAACGTTACCGCTGACGCCGCAGCGCTGTGTCTGATGGCGGGCAATGCGGTGATCTTGCGCGGCGGCTCGGAAGCCATCCACTCGAACGTAGCGATTGCCAACGTACTGCGCGACGTACTCGAACACCATGATATTCCCTCTGCAGCCTTGACCTTGATCGAGGATCTGCGTCGGGAAACCATGGTTGAGCTGCTGCAGCTCAGCGATATCGTGGATCTGGCGATTCCACGTGGTGGGGAAGGCTTGATCCGCTTTGTTGCCGAACACGCACGCGTGCCGGTGATCAAGCACTATAAAGGCGTCTGTCACCTCTTCGTCGATGCGTCTGCTGACGAAGCGCTGGCGCTGAATTTGCTGGTGGATGGCAAGACTTCGCGGCCCGGTGTTTGCAATGCGTTGGAGACATTGCTGATTCATCGCGATATCGCTGCTTCCTTTTTGCCGCAAGCGGTACGGGCGCTGGAGGAACGTGGTGTCGAATTGCGTGGCTGCGAGCGCTCCCGTGCGATCGCTCCAGGCATGCGTGCCGCCACGGACGACGATTACGCAGCGGAGTTCCTGGACTTGATCCTTGCCGTGCGCGTGGTCGACGATCTTGGCGCAGGCATCGGTCATATCCAGCGCTTCGGTTCCGACCACACGGAAGTGATTGTCACGCGCGACCACGAAGCAGCACGCCGATTCATACAAGCGATTCGTTCTGCGGTCGTCATGGTCAATGCGTCGTCGCGCTTTTCTGATGGCGGCGAATTGGGTCTGGGTGCCGAAATCGGCATTTCCACGACCCGCCTGCACGCCTACGGTCCCATGGGAGCTGAGGCGCTTACCGTGGAGCGATTTGTGGTGCGTGGTGAAGGGCAGACCCGGCATCCTGCCAGCCGCCTGGAGGGTGGCTAG